The Deltaproteobacteria bacterium DNA segment GCTCGGCGTCGTAGATGACCTCGCGGCCCTTCGACTTCAGATACGCCACCGAGTCGCCGATCATGGCGAGGTTTTCTTCTTCGGTGGTTTCGAGCGCGACGCGCACGTGGAAGTCCCACGTCTTGCCGAAGATACAGATCTTGTTCGCGCCCGATGCGAGCAACGTGCGCAGGCCCTCGTCCTTGGCCGCGTCGGTTTTCTTGCGCCGCGTCGCGCCGAACGCCACGAGCGCGGGGGCGACGTCGGGATCGTCGCGCAATACGCGAAACAGCTCGCCATCCTTCGGATTCGAACCGGGGTAGCCGGCCTCGATATAGGCGATGCCGAACTTCGCGAGACGCTGCGCGATCTTGACCTTGTCGAGCATCGAGAGCGTCATGCCCTCGCGCGCCGCGCCGTCGCGCAGCGTGGTGTCGTAAAGAACGACCTCACCGGAATCGTTCGCCGGTTGGGCTCGGCGCGGGCTCATGCGCGGCCCTCCGCGAGCAGATGATCGCGCACGCGGTCGCCCACCTGCGTGGTCGTGATGCCCATCTGCCCGGCGGCCTGTCCCGTCATGTCGGTTTGGATCGTGCGGATCATCGCGCGCTCCACCGCCTCGCCCGCCTCGGTTTCGCCGAGATGGTCGAGCATCATCTTCATCGCGCCGATCGCGGCGATGGGGTTGATGCCGCCGGTTCCCTTCCACGGCGGGGCCGAGCCGCCGATGGGCTCGAAAATCGCCGTGCCCTCGGGGTTGATGTTGCCCCCCGACGCCACGCCGAGCCCGCCCTGAATGATCGCGGCCAGATCGGTGATGATGTCGCCGAACATGTTGTCGGTGACAATGACGTCGAAGGTGTGCGGGCGCTCGACGAAATACAGCGTGATCGCGTCGACGTGGTTGTATTCGCGACGGATGTCGGGATATTTCGCGTCGCCCATTTCGTCGAACGCGCGTTGCCACAGATCCCACGCGAAGGTCAACACGTTCGTCTTGCCGCACAGGGTGAGCTGTTTCTTCTTGCCCCGACTCCGCGTCGCCTCGAACGCGTAACGCAGCGTGCGGTCCACGCCCTTGCGCGTGTTGATGCTCTCCTGAACGGCGACCTCGTCGGGCGTTCCCTTTTTGTGGAACCCGCCCGCGCCGACGTAGAGTCCTTCGGTGTTTTCGCGCACGACGACAAAATCGATGCCGTCGGAATGCACCTCGCGCAGCGGGCACGGCACGCCGGGATAGAGTTTCACGGGACGCAGGTTGATGTACAGATCAAGCTCGAAACGCAAATAGAGCAGCACGCCTTTTTCGAGAATGCCGGGTTTGACCTCGGGCGTTCCGACCGCGCCGAGCAGTGTGGCGGGTAGACGTTTGATCTCGGAGAACATCGCGTCGGGGACGAGTTCGCCCGTGCGCAGGTAGTGATCGCCGCCGAGCGGAAACTCGTGCGGACGCACGGCAAAACCGAAGCGGTCGGCCGCCGCGCGCATCACCTTCATCGCCTCGGCGACGACCTCGGGCCCGGTTCCGTCGCCGCCGATCACGCCGACATCGTGCGTTGTCGTCACCGCGCTGCCCCTTTCGTCCGCTTCGCGCTCGCCGCGCGCTTCGTGGCCGTCGCTCGTTTCGCGGGGGGTTTGACCGCCGTTTTCTTCACGCCGACGCGCTTGTGGTAGAGGCGGTTGATCGCGTTGAGATACGCCTTGGCGCTCGCCTCGATCACGTCGGTGGCGATGCCGCGCCCGTTCATGACTTGGCCTTTGTCGGAAATCATCACCGTGACCTCGCCCAGGGATTCGAGGCCCTGCGTGGTCGCGGTGACCTGATAACGAAGCAACTCGCCGCGAAAACCCACCGCCTTGGCGATGGCGCGGCACAGGGCGTTGACCTGTCCGTCGCCGGTGGCGTTGGCCTCGACGATCTTCGCGCCGCGCCGCAGCTTGACCGCCGCGATGGGGGCCACGCCCATGCCCGTGAACGACGAGAACGACTCGAAGTGGAATTGGTCGGGCACGTCGCCGATCTGCTCGAGGGCGATGACCTCCATCTCCTGCGAGGTCACGGTTTTCTTGGCGTCGGCAAGCGCCTTGAACGCGCGGAACGCCCGGTCGAGCGCGTCGCCGTCGAGGTAATAGCCCATTTCTTCGAGCTTCGTCGCGAAGGCGTGCCGTCCACTGTGCTTGCCCATGACGATGTTTTCGGACTGGTAGCCCACGAGCTCGGGCTTCATGATCTCGTAGGTGCTGCGTTCCTTGAGCACGCCGTCCTGATGGATCCCCGACTCGTGCTGGAAAGCGTTGACCCCCACCACGGCCTTGTTGCGTGGAACTTGGTAGCCCGTCAGGCGGCTGACCTTGCGCGATGTGTCGCCGATCTGCTTCAGGTCGAGGCCCACGTCCACGCCCGACAGGTCGCGGCGCACGTGAAGCGCCATCGCCACCTCTTCGAGCGCCGCGTTTCCCGCACGCTCGCCGATGCCGTTGATCGCCACCTCGGCCTGCCGCGCCCCCGCGCCGATGCCCGCGATCGTGTTCGCCACCGCGAGGCCCAGGTCGTCGTGGCAGTGCACGGACCACGTCACCTTGCGCCCGCCCTTCGTTTCGCGCACGAGCGTTTTGATGAGCCGCGCGAATTCGTCGGGCAGCGCGTAGCCGACCGTGTCGGGCACGTTGATCGTCGTCGCGCCGGCCTCGATCGCCGCGGAAAAGACCTTCACCAGAAAATCGACATCCGATCGCGTCGCGTCCATCGCCGAAAACTCGACGTCGGCGCAAAGGCTTTTGGCGAGCTTCACCGCACGCACGGCCTGCGCGAGCACCTCGGCGGGCGATTTGCGAAGCTGATGCACCATGTGCGAGGCCGACGTCGAGATGAACGTGTGGATGCGGCCGCGCTCGGCGGGCGCGATGGCCCGCGCCGCGCAGCGGATGTCCTCGTCGTTCGCCCGGGCCAGCGCCGCGATCACCGGTCCGCGCACTTTTTGCGCGATCGTATTCACCGCGGCGAAATCGCCCTCGGACGCGATGGGAAATCCGGCCTCGATGATGTCCACGCGCAGCCGCGCGAGCTGCTCGGCGATCTCGAGTTTTTCGCCGGCGTTCAGAGAGATCCCCGGCGACTGCTCGCCGTCGCGCAGCGTGGTGTCGAAGATCAGAACGCGGTCGGGAACTGATGCGGGCATCGCGGCTCCTTATTTCTTGATCCACGAGAGCATGGCGCGCAACTTCTTACCGACCACCTCGACCGGGTGCTCGGCATCGCGCCGCAGGCGGGCGTTGTAGCGGGGGCGGCCCGCCTGGTTTTCCAAAATCCAGTCGCGGGCGAAGGTGCCGTCCTGGATCTCGGCGAGGATGCGTTTCATCTCGGCGCGGGCGCGATCGTCGATCACGCGCGGGCCGCTCATCACGTCGCCGTATTTCGCGGTTTCGGAAATCGACGCGCGCATGCCCGAGATGCCCTGCTCGTAGATGAGATCGACGATGAGCTTGAGCTCGTGCAGGCACTCGAAATACGCAACCTCGGGCTGATAGCCCGCCGCGACCAGCGTGTCGAATCCGGCGCGCACCAGTTCGCTCGTGCCGCCGCACAACACGGCCTGCTCGCCGAACAGGTCGGTTTCGGTTTCCTCGGCGAAGGTGGTTTCGAGCAGTCCCGCCCGTGCCGCGCCGATGCCCGCGCCGTAAGCGAGAGCGATCTTGCGCGCTTTGCCCGTGGCGTCCTGATGAACGGCGATGAGCGCGGGCACGCCCTTGCCCTCTTCGTACACGCGGCGGACCATGTGACCCGGGCCCTTGGGCGCGATCATGCACACGTCCACGTTTTTCGGCGGCACGATCCGGCCGAAGTGGATGTTGAAGCCGTGGGCGAAAAACAGTGCGGCGCCCGCCTTCAGGTTCGGCTCGACCGCCGTCTCGTACAGCGCCTTTTGCGCCATGTCGGGCACGAGCATCATGATGAGGTCGGCGCCCTTCGCGGCTTTCGCCGGATCGGCGACGGCGAGCCCCGCGGCGGTCGCGGCCTTGGCCGAGCTGCTTCCCGCGCGCAGACCCACCACCACCTTCACGCCCGAATCCTTCAGGTTCTGCGCGTGGGCGTGGCCCTGCGAGCCGTAACCCATGATCGCCACCGTCTTGCCCTTGAGCGGCGCGAGCGGTGCGTCCTTCTCGTAATACATCGTCGCCATCATTCTCTCCCCGTTTCGATGTGATCCCCGAACGGCAGGCCGCGCGGGAGTTTGCGTTCTTCGTATCGCGGGTATCCATTCCCGCGAGAATCCCTCACCCCCTTCCCCTCTCCCGTCTGACGGGAGAGGGGAAGGGGGTGAGGGCCTCCCACACCGCGACCACTCACTTCCCCCGGCTCATCGCCGCCTTGCCCGTGCGGCAGATCTCGACGATGCCGTAAGGCGCCATCAGTTCCTGAAACGCCTTGAGCTTCGCCGAGTCGCCCGTGACCTCGGCGACGAGCGCGTTTCGCGACACGTCGATCACGTTTCCGCGAAACGTGTTCACCAGATCGAAGATCTCGACGCGCTTGGCCGGCGGCACCGTGACCTTGATGAGCATGAGCTCGCGGCCCACCGACGCGTCGGGGTCCAGGTGCGAGATCTTGATGACGTTGATGAGCTTGTGGAGCTGCTTTTCCACCTGCTCCATCGGGTGCTCCGCCGCGTTGACCACGATCGTCATGCGCGACAACGTCGGGTCCTCGGTCTGCCCGACGGCGAGCGAGTCGATGTTGAACCCGCGCCGTGCGAACAGCCCGGCGATGCGCGTGAGCACGCCCGGCTTGTTTTCCACCAGCACCGAGAGCGTCATCTTCATACTTCGTCCTCCACCTGCTCGTGCACGTGGCCGCCGGGCTTCACCATCGGCGTCACGTTTTCCTCGCGCGCGACGCGTACGTCCACCAGCACCGGGCCGTCATGCGCGAGCGCCTCGGCGGCCTGCTGGTCGAAACGCGCGACGTCGGTGATGCGCATGCCGCGGATTCCGTAGGCTTCGGCGAGCTTCACGAAATCCGGCGGGGCGTCGGGCGGAAGACTAACTCCGCTATACCGTCGATTGTACATCAGCGCCTGCCACTGGCGGACCATCCCAAGAAAGCCGTTGTTCATGATGAAAATCTTGACCGGCAGCTTCTCGGCCGAAGCCACCGCCAGCTCCTGAATGCACATCTGGATCGAGCCGTCGCCGGTAATGAGAACGACCTGGTCGTTCGGACGGGCGATCTGCGCGCCGATCGCCGCGGGGAGGCCGAACCCCATCGTGCCGA contains these protein-coding regions:
- a CDS encoding 3-isopropylmalate dehydrogenase, which translates into the protein MTTTHDVGVIGGDGTGPEVVAEAMKVMRAAADRFGFAVRPHEFPLGGDHYLRTGELVPDAMFSEIKRLPATLLGAVGTPEVKPGILEKGVLLYLRFELDLYINLRPVKLYPGVPCPLREVHSDGIDFVVVRENTEGLYVGAGGFHKKGTPDEVAVQESINTRKGVDRTLRYAFEATRSRGKKKQLTLCGKTNVLTFAWDLWQRAFDEMGDAKYPDIRREYNHVDAITLYFVERPHTFDVIVTDNMFGDIITDLAAIIQGGLGVASGGNINPEGTAIFEPIGGSAPPWKGTGGINPIAAIGAMKMMLDHLGETEAGEAVERAMIRTIQTDMTGQAAGQMGITTTQVGDRVRDHLLAEGRA
- the ilvC gene encoding ketol-acid reductoisomerase; translated protein: MMATMYYEKDAPLAPLKGKTVAIMGYGSQGHAHAQNLKDSGVKVVVGLRAGSSSAKAATAAGLAVADPAKAAKGADLIMMLVPDMAQKALYETAVEPNLKAGAALFFAHGFNIHFGRIVPPKNVDVCMIAPKGPGHMVRRVYEEGKGVPALIAVHQDATGKARKIALAYGAGIGAARAGLLETTFAEETETDLFGEQAVLCGGTSELVRAGFDTLVAAGYQPEVAYFECLHELKLIVDLIYEQGISGMRASISETAKYGDVMSGPRVIDDRARAEMKRILAEIQDGTFARDWILENQAGRPRYNARLRRDAEHPVEVVGKKLRAMLSWIKK
- a CDS encoding 2-isopropylmalate synthase; this encodes MPASVPDRVLIFDTTLRDGEQSPGISLNAGEKLEIAEQLARLRVDIIEAGFPIASEGDFAAVNTIAQKVRGPVIAALARANDEDIRCAARAIAPAERGRIHTFISTSASHMVHQLRKSPAEVLAQAVRAVKLAKSLCADVEFSAMDATRSDVDFLVKVFSAAIEAGATTINVPDTVGYALPDEFARLIKTLVRETKGGRKVTWSVHCHDDLGLAVANTIAGIGAGARQAEVAINGIGERAGNAALEEVAMALHVRRDLSGVDVGLDLKQIGDTSRKVSRLTGYQVPRNKAVVGVNAFQHESGIHQDGVLKERSTYEIMKPELVGYQSENIVMGKHSGRHAFATKLEEMGYYLDGDALDRAFRAFKALADAKKTVTSQEMEVIALEQIGDVPDQFHFESFSSFTGMGVAPIAAVKLRRGAKIVEANATGDGQVNALCRAIAKAVGFRGELLRYQVTATTQGLESLGEVTVMISDKGQVMNGRGIATDVIEASAKAYLNAINRLYHKRVGVKKTAVKPPAKRATATKRAASAKRTKGAAR
- the ilvN gene encoding acetolactate synthase small subunit, which encodes MKMTLSVLVENKPGVLTRIAGLFARRGFNIDSLAVGQTEDPTLSRMTIVVNAAEHPMEQVEKQLHKLINVIKISHLDPDASVGRELMLIKVTVPPAKRVEIFDLVNTFRGNVIDVSRNALVAEVTGDSAKLKAFQELMAPYGIVEICRTGKAAMSRGK